One genomic segment of Streptomyces niveus includes these proteins:
- a CDS encoding RNA polymerase sigma factor SigF — protein MASTVPTESTQYGTHQADMAELGLPYVECPGDVAPKDAREISRIFFVRLAELEEGTHEHQYVRNTLIELNLALVRYAATRFRNRSDQMEDIVQVGTIGLIKAIDRFELSREVEFATFAVPYIVGEIKRFFRDTSWAVHVPRRLQELRIDLAKATDELSQRLDRAPTTAELAEYLNLDENEVIEGVVASNGYTAGSIDMPTDDTAESSSKLSDRLGAPDAQLEAAENVQALKPLIDELDEREKWILQMRFGAEMTQSEIGQELGVSQMHVSRLLSRITGRLREGLLAVE, from the coding sequence ATGGCGAGCACAGTCCCGACCGAGAGCACGCAGTACGGAACCCACCAGGCCGACATGGCGGAACTGGGACTTCCGTACGTGGAATGCCCGGGGGACGTGGCACCCAAGGACGCGCGGGAGATTTCGCGGATCTTCTTCGTCCGGCTGGCAGAGCTGGAGGAAGGCACCCACGAGCACCAGTACGTCCGCAACACCCTGATCGAGCTCAACCTGGCCCTGGTGCGGTACGCGGCGACGCGCTTCCGTAACCGCTCGGACCAGATGGAGGACATCGTCCAGGTCGGCACCATCGGCCTCATCAAGGCGATCGACCGCTTCGAGCTCAGCCGTGAGGTGGAGTTCGCGACGTTCGCCGTCCCGTACATCGTCGGTGAGATCAAGCGGTTCTTCCGTGACACGAGCTGGGCCGTGCATGTACCGCGCCGGCTCCAGGAGTTGCGGATCGACCTGGCCAAGGCGACGGACGAACTGTCGCAGCGGCTGGACCGCGCCCCGACGACGGCCGAACTCGCCGAATACCTGAACCTCGACGAGAACGAGGTCATCGAAGGCGTCGTCGCGAGCAACGGCTACACCGCCGGCTCGATCGACATGCCGACCGACGACACCGCCGAATCGTCCTCCAAGCTCTCCGACCGACTCGGCGCGCCCGACGCGCAGTTGGAGGCGGCGGAGAACGTGCAGGCGCTCAAGCCGCTGATCGACGAGCTGGACGAGCGCGAGAAGTGGATCCTCCAGATGCGCTTCGGCGCGGAGATGACGCAGTCGGAGATCGGGCAGGAGCTGGGCGTCTCCCAGATGCATGTGTCGCGACTGCTGTCCCGGATCACCGGACGGCTGCGGGAGGGTCTGCTCGCCGTCGAGTGA
- a CDS encoding ATP-binding protein, translated as MNEEPHVVVVESPHRDTASARRAAADFLTQHCPWADLDAVLLVVSELVANAVRHTSGWWRLHLTAGRESLVVEIDDSSPQPPVARDPDFGGGGGFGWHMVLRLASRVEIRPLPEGKRVQAVWDRPAAQV; from the coding sequence ATGAACGAAGAACCGCACGTGGTGGTCGTGGAATCACCGCACCGGGACACCGCGTCCGCCCGCAGGGCCGCCGCCGACTTCCTGACGCAGCACTGCCCCTGGGCGGACCTGGACGCGGTGCTGCTGGTCGTCTCCGAGCTGGTGGCGAACGCCGTCCGGCACACATCCGGCTGGTGGCGGCTCCATCTCACGGCCGGGCGGGAGTCGTTGGTCGTGGAGATCGACGATTCGAGCCCGCAGCCGCCCGTCGCGCGCGACCCCGACTTCGGCGGCGGTGGCGGATTCGGCTGGCACATGGTGCTGAGGCTGGCGAGCCGCGTGGAGATCCGGCCGCTGCCGGAGGGCAAGCGGGTGCAGGCGGTCTGGGACCGGCCGGCGGCCCAGGTCTGA
- a CDS encoding GDSL-type esterase/lipase family protein, with product MSWLDPAPFLRGVGWRDGDRVTRADPADLTRLPWDIAARAALPIGVRLEFVSDDAYALEIRYRAGVPEPGDPLLELAHGFALWEDDRHLGETFGEPARERSVRIELPASPGPFTVHLPEAHAPVILGLRAVGGSVTPAPPRPRWIVHGDSITEGWWSTRPAHSWPAVAGRALGLDTVNLGYAGAARGELVTATHIAALPADLLTLAFGTNCWSGAPYSAPLLYETVRAFLALVRDGQPATPLLLLSPVLRPAAEHTRNALGATLAELRTAMEEAVLDSVAAGDERLLLLPGRDLLRAEHLVDGLHPGDSGHVLMAEAVTAALRGTRFVPPFVASAG from the coding sequence ATGAGCTGGCTGGATCCCGCCCCCTTCCTGCGTGGCGTGGGCTGGAGGGACGGCGACCGGGTGACGCGTGCGGACCCCGCCGATCTGACCCGGCTGCCGTGGGACATCGCCGCGCGCGCGGCGCTCCCGATCGGTGTACGGCTGGAGTTCGTGTCCGACGACGCGTACGCCCTGGAGATCCGTTACCGCGCCGGTGTGCCGGAGCCCGGAGACCCGCTGCTCGAACTCGCCCACGGCTTCGCCCTCTGGGAGGACGACCGCCACTTGGGCGAGACGTTCGGCGAACCGGCGCGTGAGCGGTCGGTCCGTATCGAACTGCCCGCGTCCCCCGGCCCGTTCACGGTCCACCTCCCCGAGGCGCACGCGCCCGTGATCCTGGGCCTGCGGGCGGTCGGCGGTTCCGTCACCCCGGCGCCGCCGCGCCCGCGCTGGATCGTCCACGGCGACTCGATCACCGAGGGCTGGTGGTCGACGCGCCCCGCACACTCCTGGCCCGCCGTCGCCGGCCGCGCGCTCGGCCTGGACACGGTCAATCTCGGTTACGCGGGCGCCGCCCGTGGCGAACTGGTCACCGCCACCCATATCGCCGCGCTCCCCGCCGATCTGCTCACCCTGGCCTTCGGCACCAACTGCTGGTCCGGGGCCCCGTATTCGGCGCCGCTGCTCTACGAGACGGTGCGGGCGTTCCTCGCTCTCGTACGCGACGGGCAGCCCGCCACCCCGCTTCTGCTGCTCTCGCCGGTGCTGCGGCCCGCCGCCGAGCACACCCGCAACGCGCTCGGGGCGACGCTCGCGGAGCTCCGCACGGCCATGGAGGAAGCCGTACTCGACAGTGTCGCGGCGGGCGACGAACGGCTTCTGCTGCTGCCGGGCCGGGACCTGCTCCGCGCGGAGCATCTGGTGGACGGACTGCATCCCGGCGACAGCGGGCATGTACTCATGGCGGAGGCGGTCACGGCCGCCCTGCGCGGAACGAGATTCGTACCCCCGTTCGTGGCGTCGGCCGGTTAG
- a CDS encoding GuaB1 family IMP dehydrogenase-related protein, translating into MRFLNDLKPPYDLTYDDVFMVPSRSAVGSRQGVDLAAPDGTGTTIPLVVANMTAIAGRRMAETVARRGGLVVIPQDIPIEVVTEVVSWVKTRHLVLDTPIILAPTQTVGDALSLLHKRAHGAGVVIDSGMRPVGIVTDHDLTGVDRFTQLSEVMSKDLLLIDADIDPSEAFDTLDGANRKLAPAVDAEGKLVGILTRKAALRATLYTPATDADGRLRIAAAVGINGDVAGKAAQLLDAGVDTLVVDTAHGHQESMLAAIKAVRALDPRVPIVAGNIVAAEGVRDLIEAGADIIKVGVGPGAMCTTRMMTGVGRPQFSAVLECAAEAKKYGKHVWADGGVRHPRDVAMALAAGASNVMIGSWFAGTYESPGDLQQAADGRLYKESFGMASARAVRNRTSEESAYDRARKALFEEGISTSRMFLDPSRPGVEDLIDSIIAGVRSACTYAGANSLEEFAEKSIVGVQSAAGYAEGKPLHASWS; encoded by the coding sequence ATGCGTTTCCTCAATGATCTGAAGCCGCCGTACGACCTGACGTACGACGATGTGTTCATGGTGCCGAGCCGTTCGGCCGTCGGCTCCCGGCAGGGCGTGGACCTCGCCGCACCCGACGGCACCGGCACCACGATCCCCCTCGTCGTCGCCAACATGACGGCGATCGCGGGCCGCCGTATGGCGGAGACCGTCGCCCGCCGCGGTGGCCTCGTCGTCATCCCGCAGGACATTCCGATCGAGGTCGTCACCGAGGTCGTCTCCTGGGTCAAGACACGGCATCTCGTGCTCGACACCCCGATCATCCTGGCGCCGACGCAGACCGTCGGTGACGCCCTGTCCCTGCTGCACAAGCGGGCGCACGGCGCGGGAGTGGTGATCGACAGCGGCATGCGCCCCGTCGGGATCGTCACCGACCACGACCTGACCGGGGTCGACCGGTTCACCCAGCTGTCCGAGGTCATGTCCAAGGACCTGCTGCTCATCGACGCGGACATCGACCCGAGCGAGGCGTTCGACACGCTCGACGGCGCCAACCGCAAGCTGGCCCCGGCCGTGGACGCCGAGGGCAAGCTCGTCGGCATCCTGACCCGTAAGGCCGCCCTGCGCGCCACGCTCTACACCCCGGCCACCGACGCGGACGGCCGGCTCAGGATCGCCGCCGCCGTCGGCATCAACGGCGACGTCGCGGGCAAGGCCGCGCAGCTCCTCGACGCCGGGGTCGACACGCTGGTGGTCGACACCGCGCACGGCCACCAGGAGTCGATGCTCGCGGCGATCAAGGCCGTCCGGGCGCTCGACCCCCGGGTGCCGATAGTCGCGGGCAACATCGTGGCCGCCGAGGGTGTGCGCGATCTCATCGAGGCCGGCGCCGACATCATCAAGGTCGGCGTGGGCCCCGGCGCCATGTGCACGACGCGCATGATGACCGGTGTGGGCCGGCCGCAGTTCTCCGCCGTGCTGGAGTGCGCCGCCGAGGCGAAGAAGTACGGCAAGCACGTCTGGGCGGACGGCGGTGTCCGGCACCCCCGCGATGTCGCGATGGCCCTGGCCGCCGGTGCCTCGAACGTCATGATCGGATCCTGGTTCGCCGGTACGTACGAGTCGCCCGGCGACCTCCAGCAGGCCGCCGACGGACGTCTGTACAAGGAGTCCTTCGGTATGGCGTCGGCGCGCGCGGTGCGCAACCGCACCAGCGAGGAATCCGCGTACGACCGCGCCCGCAAGGCGCTGTTCGAGGAGGGCATCTCCACCTCGCGAATGTTCCTGGACCCGTCGCGGCCGGGCGTCGAGGACCTGATCGACTCGATCATCGCCGGGGTCAGGTCCGCGTGCACCTACGCCGGGGCCAACTCGCTGGAGGAGTTCGCGGAGAAGTCGATCGTCGGCGTGCAGAGCGCGGCGGGCTACGCGGAGGGCAAGCCCCTCCACGCCAGCTGGAGTTAG